The Anopheles cruzii unplaced genomic scaffold, idAnoCruzAS_RS32_06 scaffold00488_ctg1, whole genome shotgun sequence genome contains a region encoding:
- the LOC128276091 gene encoding probable glutamine--tRNA ligase: MEHLQALGLSDQKIKDTLKNASLTGTISRAFSYLPSNVELSASQKSLLFQMCSKLKPQSAHFLEMLVRKIHTGALDTSLRVDTALEYVLTNVAKTAFDEAAFDKACGVGVVVTPEEVECAVEKTIAKHRQDIVANRYGFNVGKLLTEIRSLLPWVDGKALKCEVDVQMFDLLGPKTEADNAQGKKKREKPGSAEDASKIVASKLPEQLKATSSAQHEERPFDGPRTMVDLMRKVDFHRPGENFKTDGYVVTSDTERLLKEHVQRTGGKVRTRFPPEPNGILHIGHAKAININFAFAAANDGVCFLRYDDTNPEKEEEKFVRGIRDIVEWLGYSPFKVTYSSDYFQQLYEFAIQLISKNLAYVCHQTAEQMKGFTTEVSKWRDRPIAENLALFEDMKNGKIDEGAATLRMKITLEEGKMDPVAYRIKFIPHHRTGTQWCIYPTYDYTHCLCDSLEDITHSLCTKEFQSRRSSYYWLCNALNIYCPVQWEYARLNVNYTVVSKRKINKLITENIVNDWDDPRLFTLSALRRKGYPAEAINNFCAQMGITGAQTSIDPSALEAAVRDVLNVTARRTMAVLYPLKITIENYPHNGPTRLTVADFPNCPEKGSHEVWFDRVVYIEQSDFAEQADKSFRRLTPGQTVGLKYAGLMLNVEKIIRDAKTASVELVCRSEPCTATNKPKAYIHWVSKPVQTEVRLYEKLFRHKNPEDTGDVPGGFISDCAPNTMRSTCAYVDEHLIGSQIYEKFQFERVGFFSVDPDTADSGQLVFNRTVMLKEDSGKNN, translated from the exons ATGGAACATCTGCAAGCTCTCGGATTAAGTGATCAAAAAATCAAGGACACACTGAAAAACGCATCGCTGACGGGAACGATTTCTCGAGCCTTCTCCTATTTGCCAAGCAATGTGGAATTGAGTGCGTCGCAGAAGTCACTGCTATTTCAGATGTGCTCAAAACTTAAACCTCAAAGTGCCCATTTCCTGGAGATGTTGGTGCGTAAAATCCACACGGGCGCTCTGGACACCAGCCTCCGGGTCGACACGGCGCTCGAGTATGTTCTAACCAACGTGGCAAAGACTGCTTTCGACGAGGCAGCATTCGATAAGGCCTGTGGAGTAGGGGTTGTGGTGACACCGGAAGAAGTGGAATGCGCGGTGGAAAAGACGATAGCAAAACACCGACAAGATATTGTAGCGAATCGTTACGGATTCAACGTGGGCAAACTTCTGACCGAGATTCGTTCCTTATTACCATGGGTAGACGGAAAAGCACTGAAGTGTGAAGTGGACGTGCAAATGTTCGATTTGCTTGGTCCAAAGACTGAGGCCGATAATGCACAAGGGAAGAAGAAACGAGAAAAGCCGGGTTCGGCCGAAGATGCCTCTAAAATAGTTGCCAGCAAGTTGCCTGAACAATTGAAAGCAACCAGCAGCGCTCAACATGAAGAACGACCGTTCGATGGACCACGAACGATGGTCGATCTGATGCGGAAGGTCGACTTCCATCGACCAGgggaaaatttcaaaacagaCGGCTATGTCGTTACATCGGACACGGAGCGGTTGTTGAAAGAGCATGTCCAGCGAACTGGAGGCAAAGTTCGAACTCGTTTCCCGCCAGAGCCCAACGGTATTCTGCACATTGGCCATGCAAAGGCGATCAACATAAACTTCGCGTTCGCCGCCGCAAATGACGGCGTGTGCTTCTTGCGTTACGATGATACCAATCCagaaaaagaggaagaaaaatttgTTCGTGGCATTCGAGATATCGTAGAATGGCTTGGTTACAGCCCATTCAAGGTGACCTATTCGTCTGACTACTTCCAGCAGCTGTATGAATTTGCAATACAGCTTATTAGCAAGAATTTAGCATACGTTTGTCACCAAACTGCCGAGCAAATGAAAGGCTTCACGACTGAGGTATCGAAGTGGCGTGATCGTCCGATTGCTGAAAACTTGGCCCTGTTCGAAGACATGAAAAACGGCAAAATTGATGAAGGTGCCGCTACATTGCGCATGAAAATTACGCTGGAGGAAGGCAAAATGGATCCGGTGGCTTACCGGATCAAATTCATACCCCATCACCGTACCGGCACGCAGTGGTGCATCTATCCAACGTACGATTACACGCACTGTTTGTGCGACAGCCTGGAAGACATTACACATTCGCTGTGCACGAAGGAGTTCCAATCTCGCCGCTCTTCGTATTACTGGCTCTGCAATGCGCTCAACATTTACTGCCCAGTACAGTGGGAGTACGCACGATTGAACGTCAACTACACCGTCGTGTCGAAGCGCAAGATCAACAAGCTTATCACTGAAA ATATCGTCAACGATTGGGATGATCCGAGATTGTTTACCCTGTCGGCGCTCCGTCGTAAAGGATATCCTGCCGAAGCAATTAATAATTTTTGTGCTCAAATGGGAATAACCGGAGCCCAAACATCCATTGATCCGTCCGCTCTGGAAGCTGCCGTCCGTGACGTTCTTAATGTCACTGCTCGACGCACGATGGCTGTGCTGTATCCACTCAAGATAACCATAGAAAACTACCCGCACAACGGTCCCACACGATTGACCGTAGCCGATTTTCCCAATTGTCCCGAAAAGGGCTCACATGAAGTTTGGTTCGATCGAGTTGTCTACATTGAACAGTCTGACTTTGCCGAGCAAGCCGACAAGTCATTCCGACGCCTAACGCCTGGCCAAACGGTGGGACTCAAATACGCTGGACTAATGTTGAATGTAGAGAAAATAATTCGAGACGCAAAAACAGCCTCCGTAGAGTTGGTGTGTCGGAGCGAACCGTGCACAGCAACGAACAAACCGAAAGCGTACATCCATTGGGTTTCCAAGCCCGTGCAGACGGAGGTACGGCTGTACGAGAAGCTGTTCCGTCACAAAAACCCGGAGGATACCGGTGATGTTCCAGGTGGATTTATAAGCGACTGTGCGCCGAACACAATGCGCTCGACTTGCGCCTATGTCGATGAGCATCTAATCGGTAGCCAAATTTACGAAAAGTTTCAATTTGAACGAGTCGGCTTCTTCTCTGTCGATCCGGACACTGCCGATTCCGGCCAGCTTGTGTTTAATCGTACAGTCATGCTGAAAGAAGATTCaggcaaaaataattaa